From the genome of Shewanella sp. Choline-02u-19, one region includes:
- the aroG gene encoding 3-deoxy-7-phosphoheptulonate synthase AroG — protein MYYKNDDVRINKIKELLPPIAILERFPATENASATVFNARESIHNILAKKDDRLLVVIGPCSIHDPIAAVEYGKRLVELRKQYKDQLEIVMRVYFEKPRTTVGWKGLINDPNMDNSFKLNDGLRTARKLLLDLNDMGLPAAGEFLDMITPQYVADLMCWGAIGARTTESQVHRELASGLSSPVGFKNGTDGTIKVAIDAIGAANAPHHFLSVTKFGHSAIVETKGNPDCHIILRGGKEPNYSAAHVVEINKQLDKAGLPNNIMIDFSHANSCKQFALQMSVADDVAGQVSAGEASIFGVMVESNLVEGRQDPVEGEPLCYGQSVTDACIGWDDTEKMLSVLNQSVINRR, from the coding sequence ATGTATTACAAAAATGATGATGTTCGAATTAATAAGATTAAAGAGTTGTTACCTCCAATTGCTATTTTGGAGCGATTTCCAGCAACAGAGAACGCATCAGCGACCGTATTTAATGCGCGTGAAAGCATCCACAATATTCTGGCTAAAAAAGATGATCGCTTATTAGTGGTTATTGGCCCATGCTCTATTCATGATCCTATTGCTGCGGTTGAATACGGTAAACGTCTTGTGGAGTTACGTAAGCAATATAAAGATCAATTAGAGATCGTTATGCGAGTCTATTTTGAAAAGCCTCGTACTACCGTTGGCTGGAAAGGTCTCATCAACGATCCAAACATGGATAACAGCTTTAAGTTAAATGATGGCCTGCGCACAGCACGCAAGCTATTGCTCGACTTGAATGATATGGGCTTACCTGCAGCGGGTGAGTTTCTTGATATGATCACGCCACAGTATGTTGCCGATTTAATGTGTTGGGGCGCCATTGGCGCACGTACCACGGAATCACAGGTACATAGAGAGCTAGCTTCTGGTCTTTCAAGCCCTGTTGGATTTAAAAATGGCACCGATGGCACGATTAAAGTCGCTATTGATGCGATTGGCGCAGCCAATGCTCCACACCATTTTTTATCGGTGACTAAATTCGGTCATTCAGCGATTGTTGAAACTAAGGGTAACCCTGATTGCCATATCATTTTGCGCGGTGGTAAAGAGCCAAATTATAGTGCTGCACATGTGGTTGAAATAAATAAGCAGTTAGATAAAGCCGGCCTACCTAACAATATAATGATCGACTTTAGCCATGCTAATAGCTGTAAGCAGTTTGCATTGCAGATGTCGGTTGCTGATGATGTTGCTGGCCAAGTCAGTGCGGGTGAAGCGTCAATATTTGGTGTGATGGTTGAAAGTAACTTGGTTGAAGGTCGTCAAGATCCAGTAGAAGGCGAACCGCTTTGTTATGGTCAGAGCGTCACAGATGCTTGCATTGGTTGGGATGATACCGAAAAAATGCTCAGCGTATTGAATCAGAGTGTTATCAACCGCCGATAA
- a CDS encoding tetratricopeptide repeat protein, which yields MKFISLALLFSLLILLQGCSSTNESSHQYALESYYHDEHFTRVNDLPAVESLFALSVSDITSVRNDLNRARLSKSSNVMRHQWLANYINAQDGGFRYADNLTRSASDTFGDREGNCLSLVLLTAAIAQELDIRVEYQEIDIPPVWDKQGGFYLVNGHINLKLLPQERGNVLNVSAGAIQIDFLPERAMQGYDKRRVSQSMIASMFYNNVAAEALVQGEYDKAYGLLKLSLQQDNQFLPAINTLAVLYRYRGLNTEAEALYRLALNINPDDMNALYNYAIILAEQDRLDEWAGVHKVLELARIRNPYYYYGMAQQAYFDKEYQAALNWYQRAIDKADYRHEFYFGLSRTYWATGDERRAEANMKKALALTNDSNNKRRYQSKLHAIQGHD from the coding sequence ATGAAATTCATTTCTTTAGCACTATTGTTCTCCCTGCTCATTTTACTGCAAGGTTGCAGTTCGACCAATGAGTCAAGCCATCAATATGCGCTTGAAAGCTATTATCATGATGAGCATTTTACGCGAGTGAACGATCTTCCTGCTGTAGAAAGCCTATTTGCCTTATCTGTTAGTGATATAACCAGTGTACGCAATGACCTCAATAGGGCGAGATTGTCAAAATCGAGCAATGTCATGCGCCACCAATGGTTAGCTAATTATATTAATGCCCAAGATGGCGGCTTTCGTTATGCTGATAATCTGACTCGTTCAGCAAGCGATACATTTGGCGATCGAGAGGGCAACTGTTTATCTTTGGTGTTATTAACCGCGGCGATAGCGCAGGAACTGGATATTAGAGTCGAATATCAGGAGATTGATATCCCGCCCGTTTGGGATAAGCAAGGGGGATTCTATCTAGTGAATGGACACATTAATTTGAAACTGTTGCCGCAAGAAAGAGGCAATGTATTGAATGTTTCTGCAGGTGCTATTCAGATAGATTTTTTACCCGAACGTGCCATGCAAGGCTACGATAAACGTCGAGTGAGCCAATCTATGATCGCTTCAATGTTTTATAATAATGTGGCTGCCGAAGCGCTGGTGCAAGGGGAGTATGACAAAGCCTACGGATTGCTTAAATTAAGCTTACAGCAGGATAATCAGTTTTTACCTGCTATCAACACCTTGGCTGTTTTGTATCGATATAGAGGATTAAATACGGAAGCTGAAGCATTGTATAGGTTGGCGTTGAACATCAACCCTGACGATATGAATGCGTTGTATAACTACGCGATTATTTTAGCCGAGCAAGATAGGCTTGATGAATGGGCGGGAGTGCACAAAGTCTTGGAACTTGCTCGTATTCGTAACCCGTATTATTACTATGGTATGGCGCAACAAGCGTATTTTGATAAAGAGTATCAAGCGGCATTGAACTGGTATCAACGTGCGATTGATAAAGCGGATTATCGCCATGAATTCTACTTCGGACTGTCAAGAACCTATTGGGCTACGGGGGACGAGCGTAGAGCAGAAGCTAACATGAAAAAAGCGTTGGCCTTGACCAATGACAGTAATAATAAGCGCCGCTACCAATCAAAGCTGCATGCTATTCAAGGTCACGACTAA